One window of the Sparus aurata chromosome 17, fSpaAur1.1, whole genome shotgun sequence genome contains the following:
- the frrs1l gene encoding DOMON domain-containing protein FRRS1L: MNFFPPGHYLAMMRLVQLSVLLIQSGWWGVAPSPTDEGALRAGHGEHGEPGHQEPHKDSYSTFASEFLESRYLSDDGYPFPTAPPVDPFAKIKVSDCGVTKGCIRYGKPGCDAESCDYFLSYRRIGTDVEYEMSADTDGWVAVGFSSDKKMGGDDVMGCVHDDNGRVRIHHFYNVGQWAKEIKRNPARDEEGVFENNRVTCRFKRPLYVPREETLVDLHLSWYYLFAWGPAIQGSITRHDIDSPPVSDHMISIYKYEDLFMPSTAYQTFNSPLCLLLIVALTFYLLMGTP, encoded by the exons atgaattttTTCCCCCCCGGACACTATTTGGCGATGATGAGGCTCGTGCAGCTGTCGGTGCTGCTGATCCAGAGCGGGTGGTGGGGGGTCGCGCCGAGCCCCACCGATGAAGGAGCGCTCCGGGCCGGCCACGGGGAGCACGGAGAGCCGGGGCACCAGGAGCCTCACAAGGACTCCTACAGCACCTTCGCCTCCGAGTTCCTGGAGTCCAGATATCTGTCCGACGACG GTTATCCCTTCCCCACCGCCCCACCAGTGGATCCCTTCGCCAAGATCAAAGTCAGCGACTGTGGAGTTACCAAAGGCTGCATCAG ATATGGGAAGCCGGGGTGTGATGCAGAGTCGTGTGACTACTTCCTGAGTTACCGCCGCATCGGGACAGATGTGGAGTATGAGATGAGCGCAGACACAGACGGCTGGGTGGCCGTAGGTTTCTCCTCTGACAAGAAAATG GGAGGGGACGATGTCATGGGCTGTGTCCACGACGACAATGGGCGTGTGCGGATTCATCACTTCTACAATGTCGGCCAGTGGGCGAAGGAAATCAAGAGGAATCCTGCTAGAGATGAAGAGGGCGTTTTTGAAAACAACCGGGTGACCTGCCGTTTCAAACGGCCACTATACGTCCCCAGAGAGGAAACACTTGTGGACTTACACCTGTCGTGGTATTACCTGTTTGCATGGGGACCTGCTATACAAG GTTCCATCACGAGGCATGACATCGACAGCCCGCCCGTCAGCGACCACATGATCAGTATCTATAAGTATGAGGACCTCTTCATGCCTTCCACAGCCTACCAGACCTTCAACTCGCCACTCTGCTTACTGCTCATAGTAGCACTCACCTTCTATTTACTAATGGGGACGCCGTAA